The region AACTAGGAGGCGTATCCAAAATACATACATCATACTGGTCCTGGACCTTCTGAAGAGCTAGGTGCAAATGATTAACTGATAAACTGATATCTTTATCCAACCCCCTAAAATCTTCTACAAGAACAGATGAGGGAATGATATCAAGGTTTTCTATTTTCGTTTTATGTATGGCTCTTCTAATCTCATTAGAATGTCTTAAAATCTCATTCAGACTGTGATCATCTTGAATTTGAACTCCAAGACCGGTAGTTAAATTTGCTTGTGGATCTAAGTCCACAAGCAAAACTTTTTTTCTGCTTACTTGGGCAAGATTACTACCAATATTAAGGGATAGGGTTGTTTTCCCAGTACCACCTTTAAAAGAACAAAATGCTAGCGTTTTCACACTTACTCCAACGTTAGAGTAGATGTTAATTTATTCAGCTTTTGAGAACATATCTTTTCTCGACAAAATCAACATAATCAAAGCTTTTTTTAGCTTTAAATTATTATGTTCCATTTGTTCGACTATAGGTGAGTCGGGAAACAAGCTTAAAGATGTTTGTATTTGATTAAGTAAGTTTAATATAACGGATATACTTTTGTGGTATAATTCCAATGGAGAATTCAAAAAAGTAATTTTTTCCTTGTGCACTTTCATTTTGATATCTAGTTCTGGAAAATCTTTTTCAACATCTTTTACAATCTTGATAAAATCATTAGTCATATTCTGTTTATCATTCATAATCTCTCCAGTAAATAGACGTATGATTTTTTCATATAAAACCACAAAAAAAATATCCAACGAAAATATATTTAATTAAGTTGCTTATAATTTATTAACCATTTGTTTGTTGTTTTACTTCTAAAAACGATATATTTGATGTTGCTGTAGTTCCTAAAATTGAGTCACCATTTGCCAAAGCATTTACCCAAACCACACCACTATCCATACCACCAACTCTTAGAGAGAATGTAACAGGATCTGTTCCAGTGTTGTTTACAGCCGTTCTCAATGAACAAACATTAGGAATCCCTGATGAGTAACCATAACTAATGGCACAAGGAGATGAATCACCTTCTCTTACAAGAGCGAGAACGACATTCCCTTCCATTCTAGAAGCTATGATGTCAGCAGAAATTAAAAACATACTATTAACGTTGTCGGGTGTAATTGTAAATTTCCCGATTTCTGTTCCACCTAAAAGTGTGCCAATATTAGACTTTGTAAATAAACCGTTGCATTGGATTTTTTCTGATAAAGAAAAGTTCTTAAAAGCTTTTGTAAGTGCTAAATTTTTATCTGATATTATTCTATCAATAACTTCTTGTATTAAACTATTAGTGATATCTTTTATGATAGCATCTACCAAACCCTTCTGTATTTGATCTAGTATTAGCTTTGATAAGGTATCAGCATCTATCGAGAAGTCTATGGTGGCACTTTGTGCATTTGTGTTTGAGATATCTATTTTAAGACCCTCTTTAGCATTCAATTTGGCTGCTGTTGGTGTTGACTTTGTCCCTAATATAAGTTGTTGATCTTGTAAGGGACT is a window of Chlamydia psittaci 6BC DNA encoding:
- a CDS encoding Virulence plasmid protein pGP4-D, coding for MNDKQNMTNDFIKIVKDVEKDFPELDIKMKVHKEKITFLNSPLELYHKSISVILNLLNQIQTSLSLFPDSPIVEQMEHNNLKLKKALIMLILSRKDMFSKAE
- the pgp3 gene encoding virulence factor Pgp3; this translates as MGNSGFYLNDTQNCVFADNIKLGQMESPLQDQQLILGTKSTPTAAKLNAKEGLKIDISNTNAQSATIDFSIDADTLSKLILDQIQKGLVDAIIKDITNSLIQEVIDRIISDKNLALTKAFKNFSLSEKIQCNGLFTKSNIGTLLGGTEIGKFTITPDNVNSMFLISADIIASRMEGNVVLALVREGDSSPCAISYGYSSGIPNVCSLRTAVNNTGTDPVTFSLRVGGMDSGVVWVNALANGDSILGTTATSNISFLEVKQQTNG